Proteins encoded by one window of Lathyrus oleraceus cultivar Zhongwan6 chromosome 1, CAAS_Psat_ZW6_1.0, whole genome shotgun sequence:
- the LOC127102618 gene encoding uncharacterized protein LOC127102618 yields MAPFEALYGRRCRTPLCWHEFGESVVLGPEIVRETTKTVKMIRDKMKISQSRQKNYHDKRRKDLEFQEGDHVFLRVTPTTGVGRPLKAKKLTPRFIGPYQITSRVGKVAYRVALPPNLSNLHDVFHVSQLRKYIPDPYHVVQMDDIQVRDNLTVETMPLRIEGRETKSLWGKEIDLVKVVWIGAVEESTTWELENRMRDSYPELFE; encoded by the coding sequence atggcgccttttgaagctttgtatgggcGGAGGTGTAGGACTCCGTTGTGTTGGCATGAATTTGGTGAAAGTGTGGTACTTGGACCCGAGATTGTTCGAGAAACTACAAAGACGGTTAAGATGATTCGGGATAAGATGAAGATTTCTCAAAGTAGGCAAAAGAattatcatgataagaggagaaaggatTTGGAATTTCAAGAGGGTGATCATGTGTTTCTAAGAGTCACACCTACGACCGGTGTTGGACGACCATTGAAAGCTAAGAAGTTGACTCCTCGTTTCATTGGACCGTATCAAATTACAAGTAGAGTGGGAAAAGTTGCTTATAGAGTGGCGTTACCGCCAAACCTCTCGAATTTGCATGAcgtgttccatgtgtctcaacTTAGGAAGTATATTCCGGATCCGTATCATGTGGTTCAAATGGATGATATTCAAGTGCGCGATAACCTTACGGTTGAGACGATGCCTTTGAGGATCGAAGGTCGTGAGACGAAGTCCCTATGGGGAAAGGAAATTGATTTGGTGAAGGTTGTTTGGATTGGTGCAGTCGAAGAAAGCACGACATGGGAATTGGAGAACAGGATGCGCGACTCCTACCCCGAGTTATTCGAATGA
- the LOC127102630 gene encoding uncharacterized protein LOC127102630 has translation MAGRNVGRNDEALTAAMQAMAHAFQNPPNTDENVGSRSLATFQRENPPTFLGRYDPEGALAWLKEIERIFRVMDCTLVQKIRYGTHKPSGEANDWWVDTRLRLETAGEEITWEGFHREFLRKYYPEDVPGKKEIEFLELKQGNLSVTEYAAKFTELAKFYPHYDGANAEFSKCIKFENGLRPEIKKAVGYQKIRVFADLIDSCRIFEEYNNAHYKILSEKRGRGQHSRGKLYETPVGKGKQKVISG, from the coding sequence ATGGCCGGAAGAAACGTTGGGAGGAATGATGAGGCTCTTACTGCAGCTATGCAGGCAATGGCTCATGCGTTCCAGAACCCACCCAATACTGACGAGAACGTGGGGTCTCGTAGTCTGGCGACGTTTCAGAGGGAGAACCCGCCTACTTTTCTGGGTAGGTATGATCCTGAAGGAGCCTTGGcttggttgaaggagattgaaagaatcttcagagtgaTGGATTGCACTCTTGTGCAAAAGATCCGTTATGGAACTCATAAGCCGTCAGGTGAAGCCAATGATTGGTGGGTGGACACTCGTCTAAGGTTGGAAACTGCGGGCGAGGAGATTACTTGGGAAGGGTTTCATAGagaatttctgaggaagtattatccagaAGATGTGCCAGGAAAGAAAGAGATTGAATTCCTCGAGTTGAAGCAAGGGAACTTGTCAGTcacggagtatgctgctaagttcactgAATTAGCTAAGTTCTATCCTCACTATGATGGAGCCAATGCCGAATTCTCtaagtgcatcaagtttgaaaatggattgcgTCCGGAAATTAAGAAAGCTGTGGGATATCAAAAGATTCGCGTCTTTGCGGATCTGATTGATAGTTGTAGAATCTTTGAAGAGTACAACAATGCACACTATAAGATCTTGTCTGAGAAGAGAGGAAGGGGCCAACACAGCCGTGGTAAGCTATATGAAACTCCGGTTGGAAAAGGGAAACAGAAAGTGATTTCGGGTTGA